In one window of Candidatus Stygibacter australis DNA:
- a CDS encoding GNAT family N-acetyltransferase, which translates to MSEIKIVEVKNAKQRKQFIMFSFKLYDKKEFWVAPLIMDQKLMFNPEKSPYYEHSTAQLFLAYRDDEIVGRISAHTNTLHNKTHEDKIGFFGFYESIDDQEVADALFDTAYKWLQERGFDTMRGPMNFSVNEEAGLLVEGFHSPSFLMNVWNKEYYQKLFEDWGLVKTMDLYAYRIKIEPLSERVKRIAAMAQKRYGFEIKTLPMKDKKKQREFLEKVFQVYRDAWSDNWGYVPMTEREFQHTVDTLIQFALPEFVYIAEKGDEVMGTFVCLPDYNEVLKKLNGRLLPFGIIKLLYWRNKITGLRVPIMGVSEKYRNKGVDLAFYAKSFETAMNHKRTWLTGEFSWILENNLMMNRMSELLGGKIDKVYRVYDRLIEKK; encoded by the coding sequence GTGAGTGAGATTAAAATTGTAGAGGTAAAAAATGCTAAACAGCGTAAGCAGTTTATCATGTTTTCCTTTAAATTGTATGATAAGAAAGAATTCTGGGTAGCACCTTTGATCATGGATCAAAAGCTGATGTTCAATCCGGAGAAAAGCCCTTATTATGAACATTCTACTGCCCAATTGTTCCTGGCATACAGGGATGATGAGATAGTAGGAAGGATCTCTGCTCACACTAATACACTGCACAATAAAACTCATGAAGATAAAATAGGATTTTTTGGTTTCTATGAAAGCATAGATGATCAGGAAGTTGCTGATGCTTTATTTGATACAGCCTATAAGTGGCTTCAGGAGCGTGGTTTTGACACTATGCGCGGACCTATGAATTTTTCTGTGAATGAGGAAGCGGGATTGCTGGTGGAAGGTTTTCATAGTCCCAGTTTTTTGATGAATGTGTGGAATAAGGAATATTATCAGAAACTATTTGAGGATTGGGGACTTGTTAAAACAATGGATCTATATGCCTATCGCATTAAAATTGAGCCATTATCTGAACGGGTAAAAAGAATTGCAGCCATGGCACAAAAACGTTATGGCTTTGAAATTAAGACGTTGCCGATGAAAGATAAAAAGAAGCAGCGTGAATTTCTGGAAAAGGTATTTCAGGTATATCGTGATGCCTGGAGTGATAATTGGGGTTATGTTCCCATGACCGAAAGAGAATTCCAGCATACAGTGGATACGCTGATTCAATTTGCACTGCCGGAATTTGTGTATATTGCAGAAAAAGGTGATGAAGTGATGGGTACATTTGTGTGTTTGCCTGATTATAATGAGGTACTCAAAAAATTAAATGGCAGGCTCTTACCATTTGGCATAATCAAGTTGCTATATTGGCGTAACAAGATTACGGGATTGCGTGTTCCAATCATGGGAGTATCAGAGAAATACCGTAATAAAGGTGTGGATCTGGCATTTTATGCAAAATCCTTTGAGACTGCTATGAATCACAAACGAACCTGGCTCACAGGAGAATTTTCCTGGATACTGGAGAATAATCTGATGATGAACCGTATGTCAGAACTGCTGGGTGGTAAAATAGATAAAGTATATCGCGTATATGATAGACTGATCGAGAAGAAGTAG
- a CDS encoding glycerol-3-phosphate acyltransferase — protein GCWSTARLIAKTFRSLNIYKVGTGHPDTQNIYCNVDKSLGIFAGILDFSKIYIYLFALKLVLNLLPHTMKLTSDIALLSLGFMMLIGHCLPVTHHFKGGRGVFTYMGLVMFFAPIPMLISGLIALVITLRFEQHRFVQYVVVVLPAFLNLIFEESGAFISMMFVLVILMGIINVFVSRKRGEI, from the coding sequence GGCTGCTGGTCAACAGCCAGATTAATAGCCAAAACCTTTCGGAGTTTGAATATCTACAAGGTTGGAACTGGTCATCCTGACACGCAGAATATTTATTGCAATGTTGATAAATCACTGGGTATATTTGCCGGGATACTGGATTTCAGTAAGATATATATCTATTTATTTGCACTCAAACTTGTTTTGAATTTATTACCCCATACAATGAAGTTAACCTCAGATATTGCTTTATTATCACTGGGCTTTATGATGCTTATTGGTCATTGCCTGCCAGTGACGCATCACTTTAAAGGTGGACGGGGAGTATTCACATATATGGGATTAGTGATGTTTTTTGCTCCAATTCCCATGCTGATCTCTGGATTGATCGCACTTGTGATCACCTTGCGATTTGAACAGCATAGATTTGTGCAGTATGTGGTAGTAGTATTACCTGCATTTTTGAATCTTATATTTGAAGAAAGTGGAGCTTTTATCAGCATGATGTTTGTGCTGGTGATTCTTATGGGGATAATAAATGTATTTGTTTCCCGAAAGCGCGGAGAGATATAA
- a CDS encoding phosphatase PAP2 family protein — translation MKKRNLLQAIDILVIIYCLINIAYIVLGILLHGVASERMHEPLKHLSIFCGIIIFVLVISRIYYKFPNKFWRLVRDWYVLLLFLYFFEATSALNKIVFPDFVDLFFQKIDQAIFGYQPASEWEGMLDGYLINEILHFAYFCYYLMGIFYLAVYIKSRELFRRYAFILTFVFFVCYLIFNLLPVVGGRFLPGMMEITQTYQYGPFTHIMAYIYNNTPHLGGAFPSSHVAVAVTVNISAFKYNKTTGWVILPIVFLLTIATVYCHYHYFIDTILGVIFGISFYFLGNALYRNRAALESHV, via the coding sequence TTGAAGAAAAGAAATTTACTTCAGGCAATAGATATCCTTGTGATTATTTATTGTCTGATAAATATAGCTTATATTGTTTTGGGCATCCTGCTGCATGGTGTGGCTAGTGAGCGAATGCACGAGCCCTTGAAGCATCTATCAATTTTCTGTGGGATAATTATCTTCGTTCTGGTTATTAGTAGAATTTATTATAAATTCCCTAATAAATTTTGGAGACTGGTGCGAGATTGGTATGTGCTGCTGCTTTTTTTATATTTCTTTGAAGCTACTTCTGCTCTGAATAAAATAGTATTTCCGGACTTTGTTGATCTCTTTTTTCAGAAAATAGATCAGGCAATTTTTGGTTATCAGCCTGCCAGTGAATGGGAAGGGATGCTGGATGGTTATCTTATCAATGAAATTCTGCATTTCGCTTATTTTTGTTATTACCTTATGGGCATCTTTTATCTGGCAGTTTATATCAAAAGCAGGGAATTGTTTAGAAGATATGCCTTCATTCTGACCTTTGTTTTCTTTGTCTGCTATCTTATCTTTAACCTGCTGCCAGTTGTTGGCGGCAGATTTCTGCCAGGGATGATGGAAATCACACAAACCTATCAATATGGACCTTTTACTCATATAATGGCTTATATTTATAACAATACTCCGCATCTGGGAGGGGCATTTCCTTCATCGCATGTGGCAGTTGCTGTTACCGTAAATATCAGTGCTTTCAAATATAATAAGACTACTGGATGGGTGATCCTTCCTATTGTATTTTTACTTACTATTGCTACTGTCTATTGCCATTATCATTATTTTATCGATACAATCCTTGGTGTTATCTTTGGAATAAGTTTCTATTTCCTGGGTAATGCATTATACCGTAACCGAGCAGCTTTGGAGAGCCATGTTTAA
- a CDS encoding TlpA disulfide reductase family protein has translation MKRIIFTAIIVLFTLVAWAEKIPDFSLENAEGNEISLYGTLNDSTVVIVDFWATWCGPCRLELPHLDSLHTKYDNVEVLAITTDGRRTMQKAKDYIAKKGYSFTILMDSRNEVQRLLEVDAIPETFIIAPDGEIHYRHTGYKPGDELELEEHLVELLKELELVE, from the coding sequence ATGAAAAGAATAATATTCACTGCTATAATAGTTCTATTTACTTTAGTTGCCTGGGCAGAGAAAATCCCTGATTTCAGTCTTGAAAATGCTGAAGGTAATGAAATAAGCCTCTATGGCACTTTGAATGACAGTACTGTAGTGATCGTAGATTTCTGGGCTACCTGGTGCGGTCCCTGCCGCCTGGAATTACCGCATCTTGACTCATTACACACAAAATATGATAACGTGGAAGTGTTGGCAATCACTACTGATGGACGCAGAACAATGCAAAAAGCCAAAGATTATATTGCAAAAAAAGGCTATAGCTTCACGATTTTGATGGACAGCCGCAACGAAGTGCAACGATTATTAGAAGTTGATGCTATCCCGGAAACCTTCATAATTGCTCCCGATGGTGAAATACACTACCGTCATACAGGCTACAAACCCGGTGATGAACTAGAACTGGAAGAGCATTTAGTGGAACTCCTAAAAGAACTGGAGCTTGTAGAATAA
- a CDS encoding BatA and WFA domain-containing protein, with amino-acid sequence MFNLTFLNSSALFLTLMTLIPLLIYLFAKKRPPRIIFSSIRFIQLSQKRQKKKVNLKNILLLIIRMLIILLTALAISRPAVKLENLKGNQNHPATAVAIIIDNSYSMDYVVDTQTELDKGLQIAENIGEMLSENDISILFTMDRSWNEQNAGLNYGEFSLELLHSIKIVPAVEDLSEILDQVESQLKESQIANREIYFITDMQKADFPTDLETNLFVIPTSEMEDRRNLSIENAFMSSNFIERGMERQIEYQVVNNSDNAIDDVICSLTLDGTTVAEKVTDLQPNEKQQNSFLISLERPGWHNGYVSVRDERLLYDNRYNFAFYYNHQPKVGIITSEKTLPIPLQTILSIYSGNPDNIKLINDNISLENLKGYDNLIVWKYEGWNGQLEFVLSNLNQQGQNILFLVDMDISESAREYLEDEIKLKFKNIQQQETQVKLTQVNRFHPVAVRIDPDRPAAIRGLWLVDTDASIILEAEGNPLVVEAAGNLLWLFDINDLRSSFLVDANFPILANNSLMYTASSGLGKRQFKAGMLYQPQSEPVIYPDGSIIETGGRKILFNQPGLYQEGEERIPIAVNLDYKESRFEAIQIPSNPRITLCDTNWQDTIFQARYGFELWKYLLLLVLILFAIEIIIIKSEERKA; translated from the coding sequence ATGTTTAATCTAACTTTTCTGAATTCATCAGCGTTATTTTTAACTTTGATGACCCTGATCCCGCTCTTGATCTATCTTTTTGCCAAAAAGAGACCTCCCCGAATAATATTCAGTTCTATTCGCTTCATCCAGCTTAGTCAGAAAAGACAAAAGAAAAAAGTTAATCTTAAGAATATTCTCCTATTGATCATCAGGATGCTGATAATCCTACTCACTGCCCTGGCAATTTCCCGGCCAGCGGTGAAACTTGAGAACCTTAAGGGCAATCAGAACCATCCAGCCACAGCTGTTGCCATTATCATTGATAATTCCTATAGTATGGATTATGTAGTGGATACCCAGACTGAGCTTGATAAGGGTTTGCAGATAGCCGAGAATATCGGGGAAATGCTCTCAGAAAATGATATCAGTATATTATTTACTATGGATCGCAGCTGGAACGAACAAAATGCTGGTTTGAATTATGGAGAATTCTCCCTGGAACTTCTGCATTCAATTAAAATTGTTCCTGCAGTAGAAGATTTATCAGAAATATTAGACCAGGTTGAGTCACAGCTGAAGGAAAGCCAGATAGCAAATCGTGAGATATATTTCATCACAGATATGCAGAAAGCGGATTTTCCAACTGACCTGGAGACAAACTTATTTGTGATACCAACATCAGAGATGGAGGATCGGCGTAATCTTAGTATTGAAAATGCCTTTATGAGCAGTAATTTTATTGAAAGGGGTATGGAAAGACAAATCGAATATCAAGTAGTGAATAATAGTGACAATGCTATTGATGACGTGATCTGCTCTCTGACTCTGGATGGTACTACGGTGGCAGAGAAAGTAACTGATCTGCAACCGAATGAGAAACAGCAGAACAGCTTTTTGATTTCCCTGGAACGTCCTGGTTGGCATAATGGTTATGTGAGTGTGCGTGATGAAAGGCTGCTTTATGATAATCGCTATAATTTTGCATTTTATTATAATCACCAGCCTAAAGTTGGAATAATCACCAGTGAAAAGACGCTTCCAATACCTCTGCAAACTATTTTGAGTATTTATTCGGGCAATCCTGATAATATTAAACTTATTAATGATAATATCAGTCTGGAGAATTTAAAAGGGTATGACAATCTCATAGTTTGGAAATATGAGGGTTGGAATGGACAACTGGAATTTGTGCTCAGTAATTTGAACCAGCAGGGGCAAAATATCTTGTTTCTGGTGGATATGGATATATCAGAATCTGCCAGGGAATATCTTGAAGATGAAATTAAACTTAAATTTAAAAACATTCAGCAGCAGGAAACTCAAGTGAAACTCACTCAGGTAAATCGGTTCCATCCTGTTGCAGTGCGTATTGATCCTGATCGACCAGCTGCAATCAGGGGCTTATGGCTGGTGGATACTGATGCCAGTATAATCCTGGAAGCAGAAGGAAATCCTCTGGTTGTGGAAGCAGCAGGTAATCTGCTTTGGTTATTTGATATCAATGATCTACGCTCTTCATTTCTGGTAGATGCTAATTTCCCCATTCTGGCAAATAATTCGTTAATGTACACTGCCTCATCTGGACTAGGTAAAAGACAATTTAAAGCTGGAATGCTGTATCAACCTCAATCGGAACCGGTTATATATCCAGATGGAAGTATCATAGAAACGGGCGGTAGAAAAATTCTTTTCAATCAACCTGGATTATATCAGGAAGGTGAGGAGAGAATACCAATAGCAGTTAATCTGGATTACAAAGAAAGCAGATTTGAGGCAATACAAATCCCCTCAAATCCAAGAATTACCTTATGTGATACAAACTGGCAGGACACTATCTTCCAGGCACGTTACGGCTTTGAACTCTGGAAATACCTGCTCCTGCTTGTACTGATATTATTCGCAATTGAAATTATTATCATAAAATCTGAAGAAAGAAAAGCCTGA